The bacterium genome has a segment encoding these proteins:
- a CDS encoding lipoprotein-releasing ABC transporter permease subunit — MVSRVEFQIGMRHLRSRRKRAFVSVTTWISILGIALGVMTLIVVVGVMSGFERELRTKILGTQSHVVVVEAGSNAMRGWREALSEVKKQPEVIAASPFVYGQAMLTARGAVTGAVIRGIDPAREAKVSEIQKNIQTGGLERLVRFTVDRSALPPGAEPLRAGIVLGSELAASLGLKLGDEVIMVSPTGTITPMGVLPRTKRFQIVGTFRSGYYQFDSGMAYISLEEAQRFFGLGQDVTGIHLRIRDIFAAERVAQDLQKRLGLPFWPRSWQRMNQSLFSALKTEKTTMTILLLLVIVVAAFNIMGSLVMVVMEKGREIAILKSMGATRGSILRIFFYQGAIIGLAGSIFGTLGGLVLSWKLYVLEDFLEKFFGLDILPPSVYHIDRLPVDLSAFNVAVTAIVAVIISLVATLYPAWRASRVDPVEMLRYG; from the coding sequence ATGGTTTCTCGTGTGGAGTTTCAGATTGGCATGCGCCACCTCCGCTCCCGGCGGAAGCGCGCTTTCGTTTCGGTGACGACCTGGATCTCCATCCTCGGCATCGCGCTGGGCGTCATGACGCTGATCGTGGTCGTGGGAGTGATGTCGGGCTTCGAGCGGGAGCTTCGCACGAAGATCCTCGGGACCCAGAGCCACGTCGTCGTCGTCGAGGCCGGTTCGAACGCGATGCGCGGCTGGCGGGAGGCGCTCTCTGAGGTGAAGAAGCAGCCCGAGGTCATCGCGGCCAGCCCGTTCGTGTACGGGCAGGCGATGTTGACCGCGCGGGGCGCAGTGACCGGGGCGGTCATCCGGGGAATCGACCCGGCACGGGAAGCGAAAGTCAGCGAGATCCAGAAGAACATTCAAACGGGAGGGCTCGAGCGGCTCGTCAGGTTCACGGTGGATCGCTCGGCGCTTCCCCCCGGCGCGGAGCCGCTGCGCGCGGGCATTGTCCTCGGGTCGGAGTTGGCCGCCAGCCTGGGTCTGAAGCTGGGCGATGAGGTCATCATGGTGAGTCCGACGGGAACCATCACCCCGATGGGGGTGCTTCCCCGGACGAAGCGCTTCCAGATCGTCGGCACGTTCCGGAGCGGCTACTACCAGTTCGACTCGGGGATGGCCTATATCTCGCTGGAGGAGGCCCAGCGGTTCTTCGGCCTGGGGCAGGATGTCACGGGCATCCATCTTCGGATCCGGGACATTTTCGCGGCTGAGCGGGTTGCGCAGGATCTGCAGAAGCGGCTGGGGCTTCCCTTCTGGCCCCGCTCCTGGCAGCGGATGAACCAGAGCCTTTTTTCCGCCCTCAAGACTGAAAAAACGACGATGACGATTCTCCTCCTCCTGGTCATCGTAGTGGCGGCCTTCAATATCATGGGCTCGCTGGTGATGGTGGTGATGGAAAAGGGCCGGGAAATCGCCATTTTGAAGTCTATGGGGGCAACCCGGGGGAGCATTCTCCGGATTTTCTTTTACCAGGGGGCGATTATCGGCCTGGCCGGGTCCATCTTCGGGACCCTCGGCGGGCTCGTTTTGAGCTGGAAACTCTATGTTTTAGAAGACTTTTTGGAGAAGTTTTTCGGTCTGGACATCCTTCCCCCCAGCGTCTACCATATAGACAGGTTGCCGGTGGATCTCTCTGCCTTTAACGTGGCCGTAACCGCAATTGTGGCCGTAATCATTAGCTTGGTGGCCACTTTGTACCCCGCTTGGCGCGCCTCGCGGGTCGACCCGGTGGAAATGCTCCGTTATGGCTGA